A stretch of Crossiella cryophila DNA encodes these proteins:
- a CDS encoding LuxR C-terminal-related transcriptional regulator: MRIFGRDESLRLLTGTRNGLVMVRADPGLGVSALLAATVAAARAEGLPVRRIPVLPTGRTTLSTGLPDWPEPAVVVVDDLHRADDATLLALHELADRELRIITGRHRGHTPARFAALDRIALVHDLEPLSRDAVRAIAGDSPLAEGAGGNPFLLSIVDSPDRAALISSWASELAGPDVTLLRCAALLTEPSTVDELGAVSARTAAEVLAGLDRLAALGLVREHGGQVWLRYPLVRADLATTSVGMRGQVARALVRRGSAPEAVAAQLAGLPVTAWTVSWLLRHADRLAAQPAPAAVELLTQAVAWLPPGAAKLHPLRAALAEALLWSGQLDQAHRVAAAGLATRVALPLRQRLRTTLARVGLARLDPEAVLAALGPERRDGPLAAIEAFGCLLAGDLAGAVTAAGHAEATAADHPVVAVALLNLNAIGKLLTRDLAGALDLLDQAEAHLDIEVLDPAQWLLGRLLRGTVEDLRQDPDSLKTLETARPLATTLGAGYLAWQRTAWALAAFNRGHWDEALTEVEQALATPGDAYGMARPLHGLAAILGMHRGNLPAAREHVRLAEQAECRGVAAFYEHNVLTARAMLADLDGDSAQALELVRTLADGGAGVHHGHSVTGVGARVVRIAVNAGDRGLATRLVATMHRWTSDDSVGQRGALLYCQGLVDGDVDLLLAAAKEFAEHGSPIAAARAGEDAARVLAASGEPEAARAAYQEAITHYTGLAATGDIDRATAALRAHGVRRGATGPRRRPKHGWDALTEAEYRVAELLAEGRSNREVADRLVVSVRTVHSHVSRVLAKLGYATRVEVALGFQRRH, encoded by the coding sequence GTGCGGATCTTCGGTCGGGACGAGTCACTGCGTCTGCTCACCGGGACGCGAAACGGCCTGGTCATGGTGCGGGCCGACCCCGGACTCGGGGTCAGCGCGCTGCTGGCGGCCACCGTGGCCGCGGCCCGCGCCGAGGGCCTGCCGGTGCGCCGGATCCCGGTGCTGCCCACCGGCCGGACCACCCTGTCGACCGGCCTGCCGGACTGGCCGGAACCCGCCGTGGTCGTGGTCGACGACCTGCACCGGGCCGATGACGCCACCCTGCTCGCCCTGCACGAACTCGCCGACCGCGAACTGCGGATCATCACCGGCCGCCACCGCGGCCACACCCCGGCCCGCTTCGCCGCCCTGGACCGGATCGCCCTGGTGCACGACCTGGAACCACTGTCCAGGGACGCGGTCCGGGCCATCGCGGGCGACTCACCACTGGCCGAAGGCGCGGGCGGCAACCCTTTCCTTCTGTCCATAGTGGACAGTCCGGATCGAGCAGCCCTGATCTCCTCCTGGGCCAGCGAACTCGCCGGTCCGGACGTCACCCTGCTGCGCTGCGCCGCCCTGCTGACCGAACCATCCACAGTGGACGAACTGGGTGCGGTGAGCGCACGCACCGCCGCCGAGGTGCTGGCCGGACTCGACCGGCTCGCCGCGCTCGGCCTGGTCCGGGAACACGGCGGACAGGTCTGGCTGCGTTATCCCCTGGTCCGCGCCGACTTGGCCACCACCTCGGTCGGCATGCGCGGCCAGGTCGCCAGGGCGCTGGTCCGCCGGGGCAGCGCCCCCGAAGCGGTGGCGGCCCAGCTCGCCGGGCTGCCGGTGACCGCGTGGACGGTGTCCTGGCTGCTCCGGCACGCCGACCGGCTCGCCGCCCAGCCCGCCCCGGCCGCGGTCGAGCTGCTCACCCAGGCCGTGGCCTGGCTGCCGCCCGGCGCGGCCAAACTGCACCCGCTGCGCGCCGCACTGGCCGAGGCGCTGCTCTGGTCGGGACAGCTCGACCAGGCCCACCGGGTGGCCGCCGCCGGACTGGCCACCCGGGTCGCTTTGCCGCTGCGCCAACGGTTACGCACCACCCTGGCCAGGGTCGGCCTGGCCCGGCTCGACCCGGAGGCGGTGCTCGCCGCCCTCGGCCCCGAACGCCGGGACGGGCCCCTCGCGGCGATCGAGGCGTTCGGCTGCCTGCTCGCCGGGGACCTGGCAGGCGCGGTCACCGCGGCCGGGCACGCCGAGGCCACCGCGGCCGACCACCCGGTGGTCGCGGTCGCGCTGCTCAACCTCAACGCCATCGGCAAACTGCTCACCCGCGACCTGGCAGGCGCCCTCGACCTCCTCGATCAGGCCGAGGCCCACCTGGACATCGAGGTGCTCGACCCGGCGCAATGGCTGCTCGGCAGGCTGCTCCGCGGCACCGTGGAAGACCTGCGCCAGGACCCGGACTCGCTCAAGACCCTGGAAACCGCCCGCCCGCTGGCCACCACCCTGGGCGCCGGCTACCTGGCCTGGCAGCGCACCGCGTGGGCACTGGCCGCGTTCAACCGCGGCCACTGGGACGAGGCCCTCACCGAGGTCGAACAAGCCCTGGCAACGCCGGGCGACGCCTACGGCATGGCCAGGCCACTGCACGGACTGGCCGCGATCCTGGGCATGCACCGCGGCAACCTGCCGGCCGCCCGCGAGCACGTCCGGCTGGCCGAACAGGCCGAATGCCGCGGCGTGGCCGCCTTCTACGAGCACAACGTGCTCACCGCCCGCGCCATGCTCGCCGACCTGGACGGCGACTCCGCGCAGGCCCTGGAACTGGTGCGCACCCTGGCCGACGGCGGGGCGGGCGTGCACCACGGGCACTCGGTCACCGGCGTCGGCGCCAGGGTGGTGCGGATCGCGGTCAACGCCGGGGACCGCGGACTGGCCACCCGGCTGGTGGCCACCATGCATCGCTGGACCAGCGACGACTCGGTCGGCCAGCGCGGCGCGCTGCTGTACTGCCAGGGCCTGGTCGACGGCGACGTGGACCTGCTGCTGGCCGCCGCCAAGGAGTTCGCCGAGCACGGCTCCCCCATCGCCGCCGCCCGCGCGGGTGAGGACGCGGCCAGGGTACTGGCCGCCTCCGGCGAACCCGAGGCCGCCCGCGCCGCCTACCAGGAGGCCATCACCCACTACACCGGCCTGGCCGCCACCGGCGACATCGACCGGGCCACCGCCGCGCTGCGCGCGCACGGCGTCCGGCGCGGCGCGACCGGGCCCCGGCGCAGGCCCAAACACGGCTGGGACGCGCTCACCGAGGCCGAGTACCGGGTCGCCGAACTGCTCGCCGAGGGCCGCAGCAACCGCGAGGTCGCCGACCGACTGGTCGTTTCGGTGCGCACGGTTCACTCGCACGTGTCCAGGGTGCTCGCCAAGCTCGGCTACGCCACCCGGGTCGAGGTTGCTCTAGGTTTCCAGCGCCGCCACTGA
- a CDS encoding LysR family transcriptional regulator, with product MDVDLRLLRYFAAVAEHGTLSRAAELLYVSQPALTKQIRRLEDQLGLALFTRSRTGMTLTEAGQVLADRVPGLLAGWDEVLRETRHAAGRAAKVLRVGFIASAANEATPEIIAGFGALRPGWRVDMRQAAWSNPTAGLATGEVDIALLRLPFPGQEAFRVAELCTEPRWIALAATHPLADRTEIDFRELWDEPFVAAPAETGRWRDYWLATEEREGHPVKIGAVTDQPDDWLSAIANGYGIALAPESSARFYARPGVVYRPVTGVSPSVVGVAWTAVAEANPVVQDFLRCALATQNS from the coding sequence ATGGACGTGGACCTGCGGTTGCTGCGCTACTTCGCCGCCGTGGCCGAGCACGGCACGCTCAGCCGGGCGGCCGAGCTGTTGTACGTGTCCCAGCCCGCGCTGACCAAGCAGATCCGCCGCCTGGAGGACCAGCTCGGGCTCGCGCTGTTCACCCGGTCCCGGACCGGGATGACACTCACCGAGGCCGGCCAGGTGCTGGCCGACCGGGTGCCCGGCCTGCTCGCCGGGTGGGACGAGGTGTTACGCGAGACCAGGCACGCGGCCGGACGGGCGGCCAAGGTGCTGCGGGTCGGGTTCATCGCCAGCGCGGCCAACGAGGCCACGCCGGAGATCATCGCCGGGTTCGGCGCGCTGCGACCGGGCTGGCGGGTGGACATGCGCCAGGCCGCCTGGTCCAACCCGACCGCCGGACTGGCCACCGGCGAGGTCGACATCGCCCTGCTGCGCCTGCCCTTTCCCGGCCAGGAGGCGTTCCGGGTGGCCGAGCTGTGCACCGAGCCGCGCTGGATCGCCCTGGCCGCAACGCATCCACTGGCCGACCGGACGGAGATCGACTTCCGCGAGCTGTGGGATGAGCCGTTCGTGGCCGCCCCCGCCGAGACCGGCCGGTGGCGCGACTACTGGCTGGCCACCGAGGAACGCGAGGGTCACCCGGTGAAAATCGGCGCGGTCACCGACCAGCCCGACGACTGGCTCAGCGCGATCGCCAACGGCTACGGCATCGCGCTGGCCCCCGAGTCCAGCGCCCGCTTCTACGCCCGGCCCGGCGTGGTCTACCGGCCGGTCACCGGGGTGAGCCCCAGCGTGGTCGGCGTGGCCTGGACCGCCGTGGCCGAGGCGAACCCGGTCGTCCAGGACTTCCTGCGCTGTGCCCTGGCGACTCAGAACTCATAG
- a CDS encoding tetratricopeptide repeat protein, whose translation MTTALTELTAALAAAEAAVLAREGKHGEALEVLAAQADDQPVVLDLQARVHAQLGDLAAADRAWKRVLELRPADPAALAGCALIAEITEGRRRRKPVPLLALGGAAATVLVVAAAVVVPIALSGNTEAVPVATATSGPPVSSTPPSPPVSSAAGDQRLAGLAETLAAPGIQVRRGERELRIVFEDGLFQPGGNRFTAAGRRVLTEWARRLRGAAVRVTVLGHGVALPGGPASGGSTVALGRASAAAAVLAGPGLPLSAITVATAEQAEAPFAGPDAAARNRTVVVVVAPG comes from the coding sequence ATGACCACCGCCCTGACCGAGCTGACCGCCGCGCTGGCCGCCGCCGAGGCCGCCGTGCTGGCCCGCGAGGGCAAGCACGGCGAGGCGCTGGAAGTGCTTGCCGCACAAGCGGATGACCAGCCGGTGGTACTGGACCTGCAGGCGCGGGTGCACGCCCAGCTCGGCGACCTGGCCGCCGCGGACCGGGCCTGGAAACGGGTACTGGAGCTGCGGCCGGCGGATCCGGCGGCATTGGCCGGATGCGCGCTGATCGCGGAGATCACCGAGGGCAGGCGGCGGCGGAAACCGGTGCCGCTGCTCGCGCTGGGCGGGGCGGCGGCGACCGTGCTGGTGGTCGCGGCGGCGGTGGTGGTGCCGATTGCCTTGTCCGGCAACACCGAGGCGGTGCCGGTGGCCACCGCCACGTCGGGTCCGCCGGTCTCCTCGACCCCGCCGAGTCCGCCGGTGTCCTCCGCCGCCGGTGACCAGCGGCTGGCCGGGCTGGCGGAAACCCTTGCCGCGCCGGGGATCCAGGTGCGCCGGGGCGAGCGGGAGCTGCGGATCGTGTTCGAGGACGGGCTGTTCCAGCCGGGCGGCAACCGGTTCACCGCCGCTGGTCGGCGTGTGCTGACCGAGTGGGCGCGGCGACTGCGGGGTGCGGCGGTGCGGGTCACCGTGCTGGGTCACGGGGTGGCGTTGCCCGGTGGACCGGCCAGCGGTGGATCCACCGTGGCGCTGGGGCGGGCGAGTGCCGCGGCGGCGGTGCTGGCCGGGCCGGGACTGCCGTTGAGCGCGATCACCGTGGCCACCGCCGAACAGGCCGAGGCCCCGTTCGCCGGTCCGGACGCGGCGGCCCGCAACCGGACCGTGGTGGTGGTCGTCGCACCCGGCTGA
- a CDS encoding Clp protease N-terminal domain-containing protein, which translates to MSAIDHYLQRIILRGAEEAQAEAGTVIEAQHLLLAIAAEPDPVLAAAGLDRAAIRAALDTEFAHSLAAAGVDRSAFDLRSTPSPKRPDKVGASAKLALERGFAQAKRKKDLRPAHITLGVLLAEVGTVPRALALAGIDRAGLAEQLSRQVA; encoded by the coding sequence ATGAGCGCCATCGACCACTACCTGCAGCGGATCATCCTGCGCGGGGCCGAGGAGGCCCAGGCCGAGGCGGGCACCGTCATCGAGGCCCAGCACCTGTTGCTGGCCATCGCCGCCGAGCCCGATCCGGTGCTCGCCGCCGCGGGGCTGGACCGGGCCGCGATCCGGGCCGCGCTGGACACCGAGTTCGCGCACAGCCTGGCCGCGGCCGGGGTGGACCGGTCGGCCTTCGACCTGCGGTCCACGCCGAGCCCGAAGCGACCGGACAAGGTGGGTGCCTCGGCGAAACTCGCGCTGGAGCGGGGATTCGCCCAGGCCAAGCGCAAGAAGGACCTGCGGCCCGCGCACATCACCCTGGGCGTGCTGCTCGCCGAGGTCGGCACCGTGCCCCGGGCGCTCGCGCTGGCCGGGATCGACCGTGCCGGACTGGCCGAGCAGCTCAGCCGCCAGGTCGCCTGA
- a CDS encoding alpha/beta hydrolase translates to MSRLRKSVLLVVVALVATLVGTPANASQLWRPWFTSGDGIDVLNVAHTTDRSTVVSINTGAVDKNTTHFRQSHDIIVTLPEGHNPNLAYPVLYLYHGRAQGPGNWHREANIEAITAGFPFIVVTAEAGRGGWATNWVNQSAGVQQWDTFHLDQLIPFIDRNLRTIREREGRAIAGFSMGAFTAIRHAVHRPWLFRMVVGFSGGYNLEDPRMRAAVTLPLPTMGLPADGPFGGPFDGSWNFNNPWHRVGGLRDIHTVLYAGTRWDGDPLEQQAHRLTYEFHQHLLANGIHNSWMVEIDCGHNIVCVGDLGLRRELPTMRNVLWGPR, encoded by the coding sequence ATGTCCCGCCTACGCAAGTCCGTCCTGCTGGTGGTGGTCGCCCTGGTGGCCACCCTGGTCGGCACGCCGGCCAACGCGAGTCAGCTCTGGCGCCCGTGGTTCACCTCGGGTGACGGCATCGACGTGCTCAACGTCGCGCACACCACCGACCGCTCCACCGTGGTCAGCATCAACACCGGCGCGGTCGACAAGAACACCACGCACTTCCGGCAGAGCCACGACATCATCGTGACCCTGCCCGAGGGCCACAACCCCAACCTGGCCTACCCGGTGCTCTACCTCTACCACGGCCGTGCCCAGGGCCCTGGCAACTGGCACCGTGAGGCCAACATCGAGGCGATCACCGCCGGTTTCCCGTTCATCGTGGTCACCGCCGAAGCGGGCCGCGGGGGCTGGGCGACCAACTGGGTCAACCAGTCCGCGGGCGTCCAGCAGTGGGACACCTTCCACCTGGACCAGCTGATCCCGTTCATCGACCGCAACCTGCGCACCATCCGGGAACGTGAAGGCCGGGCCATCGCCGGGTTCTCCATGGGCGCCTTCACCGCCATCCGGCACGCCGTGCACCGCCCGTGGTTGTTCCGCATGGTGGTCGGCTTCTCCGGCGGCTACAACCTGGAGGACCCGCGGATGCGCGCCGCGGTCACCCTGCCCCTGCCGACGATGGGCCTGCCCGCCGACGGACCCTTCGGTGGCCCGTTCGACGGCTCGTGGAACTTCAACAACCCCTGGCACCGGGTCGGCGGGCTGCGCGATATCCACACCGTGCTCTACGCGGGCACCCGCTGGGACGGCGACCCGCTGGAACAGCAGGCGCACCGGCTGACGTACGAGTTCCACCAGCACCTGCTGGCCAACGGCATCCACAACAGCTGGATGGTCGAGATCGACTGCGGGCACAACATCGTCTGCGTCGGCGACCTCGGCCTGCGCCGCGAACTCCCGACCATGCGCAACGTGCTCTGGGGCCCGAGGTGA
- a CDS encoding serine hydrolase domain-containing protein — protein MQLQPVLDRAVTLGGVPGILAETHSPDGIRFATAGVADTSTGGKRLPTHCFRIGSTTKTFVATVLLQLAAENLLTLEDSVEHWLPGLVRGGSAITLRQLLNHTSGLFSHTDDQPALSTKDRYTPTELVAVAMAREPNFAPGTGWGYCNTNYVLAGLVIEAVTGDTLAGQLTKRITEPHGLTNTYQPRPEDESIRGPHSRHYTRLFQTDPAAPIHDATEFAHTPFWASGDMISSAGDLARFFGALLAGQLLPLAWQREMFDTVAAPDWIPDAEYGLGISSIRLPGGTVWGMGGAIFGSWSYTYGSRDGSRVVSTNVNGDWADHPTGSPLGIVTEVITTQLCPAPR, from the coding sequence ATGCAGCTCCAACCGGTCCTGGACCGCGCCGTCACCCTGGGCGGCGTGCCCGGCATCCTCGCCGAAACCCACTCCCCCGACGGCATCCGGTTCGCCACCGCGGGCGTCGCCGATACCAGCACTGGCGGTAAGCGCTTACCCACGCACTGCTTCCGCATCGGCAGCACCACCAAGACCTTCGTGGCCACCGTCCTGCTGCAACTCGCCGCGGAGAACCTGCTCACCCTGGAGGACAGTGTCGAGCACTGGCTGCCCGGCCTGGTGCGCGGCGGGTCCGCGATCACCCTGCGCCAGTTGCTCAACCACACCAGCGGCCTGTTCAGCCACACCGACGACCAGCCCGCGCTGAGCACCAAGGACCGTTACACCCCAACGGAACTCGTCGCGGTCGCGATGGCGCGTGAACCGAACTTCGCCCCCGGCACCGGCTGGGGCTACTGCAACACCAACTACGTGCTCGCCGGACTGGTCATCGAGGCCGTCACCGGGGACACCCTGGCCGGGCAGCTCACGAAGCGCATCACCGAACCGCACGGGCTCACCAACACCTACCAGCCGCGACCCGAGGACGAGAGCATCCGGGGACCGCATTCCCGGCACTACACCAGGTTGTTCCAGACCGATCCGGCCGCGCCGATCCACGACGCCACCGAGTTCGCGCACACCCCGTTCTGGGCCTCCGGTGACATGATCTCCAGCGCGGGCGACCTGGCCCGGTTCTTCGGCGCGCTGCTCGCCGGACAGCTGCTTCCCCTTGCCTGGCAACGGGAAATGTTCGACACGGTGGCCGCGCCGGACTGGATCCCGGACGCCGAGTACGGCCTGGGCATCTCCTCGATCCGGTTGCCCGGCGGCACGGTCTGGGGCATGGGCGGGGCGATCTTCGGGTCCTGGTCCTACACCTACGGCAGCCGGGACGGCTCGCGGGTGGTCTCGACCAACGTCAACGGCGACTGGGCCGACCACCCGACCGGTTCACCGCTGGGCATCGTCACCGAAGTGATCACCACTCAGCTCTGCCCCGCACCGCGCTGA
- a CDS encoding choice-of-anchor Q domain-containing protein, whose protein sequence is MAVRLRASAAATTVLLALTAPPALAGPTATTFYVDPAHGSPSNPGTSAAPWRTLEEVLASGRVFAAGDILYLRTGNHGSPVVHGSVPSGVIRAQAGHTPRLRGLRFQSGAAGWTVAGVLVSPSEAGGAFSSGNLVRFDSGATGNTLRDSQLRAAPDAVAAEWGNNDWVTRSGTAVLVAGARNLVLDNRIRNVRNGVMVERTSKAGAGGTGAVVRGNRVEHFWEDAFRCKVSGCVIEYNRAVNSYAVVPPGMEDDPPHRDMFQSYRGDGSFTEIADVVLRGNVFRSRQGTRYTRIPFQYNGKYTTQGIGCFDGPYRNWTVENNVVQVEVGLALALYGIDDSRIVNNTVVPGPLGTASELRIMPEKGGNPAERNVIRNNLVHQLNVGAAVNSRQSNNITVGTAYDTYFVDQATHDLRLRPGSPAIDAGTVLDAPAIDADRQSRTLPYDVGAYEF, encoded by the coding sequence ATGGCCGTGCGACTCCGCGCGAGTGCCGCCGCGACCACCGTGTTGCTGGCCCTGACCGCGCCGCCCGCCCTCGCCGGACCCACCGCCACGACGTTCTATGTGGACCCGGCACACGGCTCCCCCAGTAACCCCGGTACCTCCGCCGCGCCCTGGCGCACCCTGGAGGAGGTCCTCGCCTCCGGACGTGTCTTCGCCGCGGGCGACATCCTCTACCTGCGCACCGGAAACCACGGCAGCCCGGTCGTCCACGGCAGCGTCCCGTCCGGGGTCATCCGGGCGCAGGCCGGACACACCCCGCGCCTGCGCGGCCTGCGATTCCAATCGGGTGCGGCCGGGTGGACGGTGGCTGGAGTGCTGGTCTCACCATCGGAGGCGGGCGGCGCGTTCAGTAGCGGCAACCTGGTGCGGTTCGACAGTGGCGCCACCGGCAACACCCTGCGCGACTCCCAGTTGCGCGCGGCCCCGGACGCCGTCGCCGCGGAGTGGGGCAACAACGACTGGGTCACCCGCAGTGGCACCGCGGTGCTGGTCGCGGGGGCGCGGAACCTGGTGCTGGACAACCGGATCCGCAATGTCCGCAACGGGGTGATGGTGGAGCGGACGTCCAAGGCCGGGGCGGGCGGGACGGGGGCGGTGGTGCGGGGCAACCGGGTCGAGCACTTCTGGGAGGATGCCTTCCGCTGCAAGGTGAGCGGGTGCGTCATCGAGTACAACCGGGCGGTGAACAGCTACGCGGTGGTGCCGCCGGGCATGGAGGACGATCCGCCGCACCGGGACATGTTCCAGAGCTACCGCGGTGACGGCAGCTTCACCGAGATCGCCGATGTGGTGTTGCGCGGCAACGTCTTCCGCAGCCGCCAGGGCACCCGCTACACCCGGATTCCGTTCCAGTACAACGGGAAGTACACCACCCAGGGCATCGGCTGCTTCGACGGCCCGTACCGGAACTGGACCGTGGAGAACAACGTGGTCCAGGTCGAGGTCGGTCTCGCCCTTGCCCTGTATGGGATCGACGACAGCCGGATCGTCAACAACACCGTGGTGCCCGGCCCGCTGGGCACCGCCAGCGAGTTGCGGATCATGCCGGAGAAGGGCGGGAATCCGGCCGAGCGCAACGTGATCCGCAACAACCTGGTGCACCAGCTCAATGTCGGCGCGGCGGTGAACTCCAGGCAGAGCAACAACATCACCGTCGGCACCGCCTACGACACCTACTTCGTCGACCAGGCAACGCACGACCTCCGGCTGCGGCCGGGCAGTCCGGCGATCGACGCGGGCACCGTGCTGGACGCGCCCGCGATCGACGCCGACCGGCAGTCCCGCACGCTGCCGTATGACGTTGGGGCCTATGAGTTCTGA
- a CDS encoding DoxX family protein, with amino-acid sequence MSTAYLLLALATILVNTAAAVADFAGARFVRANSSELNLPASWILPLGLLKAAGAGGLALGLLGFDLLGLAAAIGLVLFFLGANLVHLRARVFHNIAAPLAFLALAVATLTLDLAR; translated from the coding sequence ATGTCAACCGCCTACCTGCTGCTCGCCCTGGCCACCATCCTGGTCAACACCGCCGCCGCCGTCGCCGACTTCGCCGGGGCCAGGTTCGTGCGGGCCAACTCCAGCGAACTGAACCTGCCCGCGTCCTGGATCCTGCCCCTGGGCCTGCTCAAGGCCGCGGGCGCGGGCGGACTCGCACTCGGCCTGCTCGGCTTCGACCTGCTCGGCCTGGCCGCGGCGATCGGCCTGGTGTTGTTCTTCCTGGGCGCCAACCTGGTGCATCTGCGGGCCAGGGTGTTCCACAACATCGCCGCGCCACTGGCCTTCCTGGCCCTGGCGGTGGCCACGCTGACGCTGGACCTGGCCCGCTGA
- a CDS encoding S1 family serine peptidase gives MTWFRRLGVAVAVLLLAAVGAQARAGVAIVGGTSAGPGAFPYQVSLRMYGSHFCGGSIVSPTTVVTAAHCLEGQNPAQMTVYSGTLSSRAGTAHRVRAGYIHPKYRGEQRYSWEYDAAVMMLETPIQFNNYVKPIELATSGPSVNSQGMVTGWGKTSTTSAVSPDLRKMATWVVDQATCQNSHRSQPLTNRHLCTLHKAGIGACQGDSGGPLEVGGRLAGIVSWVLPCALGYPDVFARVSDPEILSFIRSYL, from the coding sequence ATGACGTGGTTTCGACGACTGGGAGTGGCGGTCGCGGTCCTGCTGCTGGCGGCGGTGGGCGCGCAGGCGCGGGCGGGTGTGGCGATTGTCGGCGGCACCTCGGCCGGGCCGGGAGCGTTCCCGTACCAGGTCAGCCTCCGGATGTACGGCAGCCACTTCTGCGGCGGATCCATCGTCAGCCCGACCACCGTGGTGACCGCCGCGCACTGCCTCGAAGGCCAGAACCCGGCCCAGATGACGGTGTACAGCGGGACGCTGTCCAGCCGTGCCGGAACGGCACACCGGGTCAGAGCGGGATACATCCACCCGAAGTACCGAGGCGAACAGCGATATAGCTGGGAATACGATGCCGCCGTAATGATGCTGGAGACCCCGATCCAATTCAACAATTACGTGAAGCCGATCGAGTTGGCCACTTCCGGGCCGTCGGTGAACTCCCAGGGAATGGTCACCGGGTGGGGCAAGACCAGCACGACCAGCGCGGTGTCACCGGATCTGCGGAAGATGGCCACCTGGGTCGTCGACCAGGCCACCTGCCAGAACTCCCACCGCAGCCAGCCATTGACCAATCGGCACCTGTGCACCTTGCACAAGGCCGGAATCGGCGCCTGCCAGGGTGATTCCGGTGGTCCGTTAGAAGTCGGCGGCCGTCTCGCGGGAATCGTCTCGTGGGTGTTGCCCTGCGCGCTCGGTTATCCGGATGTGTTCGCCAGGGTCTCCGACCCCGAAATCCTCTCGTTCATCAGGTCGTACCTGTAA